A segment of the Scomber japonicus isolate fScoJap1 chromosome 5, fScoJap1.pri, whole genome shotgun sequence genome:
taaaaaggtGATTTTTTACAGAAGATGTTACAAGACAGTAAAGATCGCCACATCACACTGGGTTTTTGTATCATGAATCTTTTAATCGTatcctaaaacaaaatagacTTAGTGTGCAGTGAAGAAATAGAGTAAATAAATATAGTTTCTcagaaatacacatttttgcttgatgctcaggatttttattttcaggacTTACACTTGAAAGATTACAGGCCGGCCTCATGGCTGAAACACAGCCTACAATCGAAGGGGTCTGACtagataaaaacaacaatggggaaagaaaaaacattgcagctacaagaagaagaagaagagagagagagagagagagagaaaaaaaaaaaccacgaTCACGTCTTCACAGAAAGCATATGGTCTGGTCCCCTAAAACGTCACCTAAGTCTCAGAGATGCTTGTCAGTAAATTGTACTTCGTTTTAAGATGTACGGCCTCCGGGACTTGGTGGTATGCGCCGCTTGTCTCTTCAGGATGTAGGGTGATTTTCGTTTCAGAGGAGTGTCACTGTTTTCCTCTAAATATTCTAGAGAGTTGTGGAGTAGCTGTtaggagcaaagagagagagagagagagagagagagagagagagagagagagagagagagacggcgGTGGGTCAGTGTCACACAACGAGGAGGAAATGGCAGGCAAACACATGTTTTGTTGCTGAGTGGCAGAGTAATCGTTGGATTCACCGGTGTAGCTGTGATTAAACGAGTGCCTGTGCTTTGTGCTTTCATGCATGGCAAAACAGGTGCTAATCTGCACTCGCTGTGTTAAgatcatgagaaaaaaaatgaaaaaaaagctgttgtgTGAGGAGCCGAGAGTGAAAGGAaaatgaagaaggaggagggtgagagaaagagagagaattaaTGAGGTGTGTTTACCACgagagaggatggatggatgggctactgtgtgtgtgtgtgtgtgtgtgtgtgtgtgtgtgtgtgtgtgtgtgtgtgtgtgtgtgttgtgagcaTGTGTTTTTCAGGGGTTTCAGGTTGTTTTTGTACCTCATCATCTATGAATTAACAGGTTGTGACATGTTTTTGTAGGAAACTGTCACATTCGAATGTTACTTGAATGGTGAATAGTCAATATAAACATAcctgatgtcacacacacaatacacaataatacAACCTTCATATTGTCATGGTTACATAAGATTTAACAAATTgatactttttttccccattgagATCCTCAAGTCATTTATATgaaggcaggcaggaaaaaTCAATCATTGAAGCATCACTGAATTATTAATTAACACTTAATCGCTACAAATTAAGTACAAACATGACACCAAAAAATGTCCCAGTCAATCAAGTCCACTTGTCtttgtctgtgagtgtgtgtgagtgtgtgtgcatgtgtgtgtgtgtgtgtgcatgtgtgtgtgtgtgtgtgtctcaccctCTCCTCCCGGCTCTGCAGCACTCGGCAGATGTTTTGCAGGCTGTAcagctcctccagcagctggatgCTCTCCTCCCTTGGCTCgccgccctcctcctcctcgccacTCCACGCCTCCTGCCGCAGGCTGCTCACCATCCTGCACAGGTTGGTCAGTGACACGCGCCAGTAGGGGGCACTCTGCTTATTCTGTTTCATCTGCATAGAGGGAGAACGAGAGGGAGCAGAGGTCATGTTTAGATGGAAATTCTTATGAGATATGTTCACATTGTTACTTTGTGGTGCATGTTGTTTGTAACTGTAAAACaataagtatgtttttatgATGCTTTGGTTAAGGTTTGTTCTGGTTTTAGGCAAAGATTatggtttggattaaaatgatcactgttGCATGATCTTTTGCAAATCTAGTGTAACAAGACCGGGAGGAGGAGATTGGTTAGTTTGAGGATTAGGTTTCAAATTGAATTCGGGAAATGATTGGCTTCCCAAATTCAAAACTTGGCAATAAATTAGATCTTCACTGGGAGGAGATGATTGAATTGAAATTTCAATAGAGGTTGGGGAGCGAGGTGAAGTGAAAATTGAGTTGAGCTCAGAAGGGAAAAATAGCACAGTGGATAAACACATAGTGCAGTTTAACAGCCTGATGCAGTGTGAAGAAATtcagtatcttttttttttccatttcaaattTTCTACTTTGTTATTGCATATTCATTTATAGTTAgttatacagtaaatgtgacGCTATGACGAGATTGAGACAAAAATGGGGTTGGAATATAAAACCTGTGCAATTGAATGCAATCTAACCCAGCAGCCCTGCTGTAATTGGTTGACTTGTAGTTGTGACTGTGACAGACATGCGTTTCTACTGTATAGTGATTTTTTTAGTTAGACATATTATTACATTGTCTTGCATGTACGATGTTATTTTGTCATGAGTACAGATTGTGTTGATAATTCTTATTAAGATTAAATTTAATTGACACAGTGTCCTCAAATGTTGGCATTTCTTTTTGGACACCCAAATTAAATCTGATGATGGGTGCTGAATATACACTACACACCACTTGTGTTTTGTCCATAAAGTTAAAAGTTGTCCTTTCATAAGTACTGGTGCAATAGTTCACCCTTTCTTAAATGTCTAACTCCTGAACAAAACTCTAGTGTCTGATGGTGTAAATGAAAATGGGGCAATTTCCTTTAAGAGTCACTCAATTTGAGTTATTTGATTGATGCAGACTGATACGCAGTATTTCTTAACAAGTGATATTTCAGTCACATCTAATATCATCTAGCTGCAGTTTGATGTGTTACAAAATAGTTTGAGTGCCTTAAGCTGGTGGAGGGCCCCTGTGTCTGCCTTAGGGGCCCCTTGATCATGCACACATTGCTGCAAAAACCCCTCAGTGTCACCGAGGATGATGGAGAGATTCAAAGGGTGAGAGAGAAGTGATTGTAAATAGACACGACCCCTCCAAAACTAATTTATGAGCAGCTAGGGGAATACAGTTGCATGTGACGTTGTGTGAGTCGTGTAAGACGCAGGGGAGACAGCGGCGAGACGGCGGGGAGACATCGAGAGATCAAAAGAACAACACACAAGGGACCAAGTAGCGCCACTGCTGACATTTAGAAGTCATCAACGCACTGAAGGTTTCAGCGGGCTTCATTTAAATCAAGTATGTGACCGGGGCCAGGTGTGGCTTTAATTGTGCTGAAAAGGTCACACGGAggattgtttattttataagcCTTTATCAGGATCTTCTGTCTTAATGCTAGTTAATCAATAACTTTGAAGGCTGGGA
Coding sequences within it:
- the nts gene encoding neurotensin/neuromedin N, with the translated sequence MQAQFACMLLLCFTCGGFCTDVDQEQALEEELLSSLFTSKMKQNKQSAPYWRVSLTNLCRMVSSLRQEAWSGEEEEGGEPREESIQLLEELYSLQNICRVLQSREERLLHNSLEYLEENSDTPLKRKSPYILKRQAAHTTKSRRPYILKRSTIY